A genomic stretch from Sphaerodactylus townsendi isolate TG3544 linkage group LG15, MPM_Stown_v2.3, whole genome shotgun sequence includes:
- the LOC125444950 gene encoding sesquipedalian-1-like, with amino-acid sequence MKLHFSNTLVSFHLEHTPDRQGLLYKKSSRTSSYHPCWCMLLGNLLFYRERGGDRDPPKLIILECCIVELRESSSEPFAFEISYPYGSRAYQMAAENQETLEGWVRALSTAGFGYLKALAAELEGQLQTLKRQEPLKSEGAPVASKKDCELSLGAEMGSKETNFSQLHQAFGEDIERLRHTWQERKDAKKQPAGNNLIDLG; translated from the coding sequence ATGAAACTCCACTTCTCCAACACCTTGGTTTCTTTCCATCTGGAACACACCCCAGACCGTCAGGGGTTACTGTATAAAAAGAGCAGTCGCACTTCCTCCTACCACCCGTGCTGGTGCATGCTCTTGGGTAATCTTCTCTTCTACCGTGAGCGAGGCGGAGACCGGGACCCACCTAAACTGATCATCTTGGAATGCTGCATTGTGGAGCTGCGAGAATCCTCGTCGGAACCATTCGCCTTTGAAATCTCTTACCCCTACGGTAGCCGTGCGTACCAGATGGCAGCCGAGAACCAAGAAACCCTGGAGGGCTGGGTGCGAGCACTCAGCACCGCAGGGTTTGGATACCTCAAAGCCTTAGCCGCTGAATTGGAAGGGCAGCTTCAAACGCTGAAGCGACAGGAACCCCTCAAATCGGAGGGAGCCCCAGTAGCCTCAAAAAAGGACTGTGAGCTATCCCTGGGGGCTGAAATGGGATCCAAAGAGACAAATTTCTCACAgctccaccaggcgtttggcgaGGACATTGAGCGGTTGAGGCATACGTGGCAGGAACGGAAAGATGCCAAGAAGCAACCTGCAGGAAACAATTTGATTGACTTGGGgtag